Proteins encoded by one window of Lacipirellulaceae bacterium:
- a CDS encoding ABC transporter permease subunit, with amino-acid sequence MLHPGLILRSLAASRALLLGCGVMLFAFIWLRVWVASQIDGNSVLDMFESLPSFFGKLLPVPIDALAAPLGRVAFGYEELPVVLMAALWAVSRGSDCFAGRIGDGTMEMLLAQPLRRLTIANSHTAVSILGVILLGGIAWLSTTFGIATSKFEIPPSALSYWPSTINFVGIGVFLLGMSTLVSALASSRAQAVAIMVGFYFSQIAFKIVGLLSADYALLKKFSFLTAYEPTLLTVGIPENSEKYLPMFWQYNAILYGLGAMALIAATTIFCKRDVPAPL; translated from the coding sequence ATGCTTCACCCCGGCCTTATCCTTCGCTCCCTCGCCGCCAGCCGCGCCTTGCTTCTCGGCTGCGGCGTGATGCTGTTCGCGTTTATCTGGTTACGAGTTTGGGTCGCTTCACAGATCGACGGCAACTCGGTTCTCGATATGTTTGAGAGCTTACCGTCGTTCTTCGGGAAACTTTTGCCAGTGCCCATTGATGCGCTGGCCGCTCCTTTGGGTCGTGTTGCTTTCGGGTACGAAGAACTCCCCGTGGTTTTGATGGCCGCGTTGTGGGCCGTCTCGCGTGGCTCGGATTGCTTCGCCGGGCGAATTGGTGACGGCACGATGGAGATGCTGCTCGCCCAACCCTTGAGGCGACTGACCATTGCCAACTCGCACACGGCGGTGTCGATCCTCGGGGTGATCCTCCTAGGAGGCATCGCTTGGCTCAGCACGACCTTCGGAATCGCAACCTCCAAGTTCGAAATTCCTCCTTCCGCGCTCTCCTACTGGCCGTCGACGATCAACTTCGTCGGCATCGGAGTGTTTCTCTTAGGAATGTCGACGCTCGTCTCCGCATTGGCAAGCTCCCGTGCTCAAGCGGTAGCCATCATGGTCGGCTTTTACTTTTCACAAATCGCCTTCAAGATCGTCGGCCTGCTCTCCGCCGATTACGCGCTGTTGAAGAAGTTCTCATTCCTCACCGCTTACGAGCCCACACTGCTGACCGTCGGAATCCCCGAGAATTCCGAGAAGTATCTACCAATGTTCTGGCAATACAACGCGATCCTCTACGGACTCGGCGCAATGGCACTAATCGCAGCCACGACGATCTTCTGCAAGCGGGATGTGCCGGCACCGCTGTGA
- a CDS encoding DUF1570 domain-containing protein, which yields MDPLRIILSVILASWLSVHSASAKGPANFMLRATVEGKRIEGQPLAWSDSQMMLLGRDGQLHEFHPKAAKQAKKIGKGFVGYTSAQMVERLRGEFDRTYDVATTQHFVVVHPRGQWAAWANRLESLYRSFNHYMSVRGFRMQKPKTPLAAVVFRNQTDYYHYAAADGTPLQPGTLGHYSPQSNRIFLFDITGGSGDAEWLANAETIIHEATHQTAYNTGVHRRFAEQPRWLVEGLAMMFEAPGVWGANSLQGIETRINRGRLDDFRRSVPGGHPEWILQTVASDSAFARNPGKSYAAAWTLSFYLCETQPKEYSRYLARVAARKPFTQYPSKERVADFAAAFGKDFDLLDAQVQRFVNELP from the coding sequence ATGGACCCTCTCCGCATTATCCTCTCTGTGATACTCGCCTCCTGGCTAAGCGTGCACTCCGCAAGTGCTAAAGGACCTGCAAACTTCATGCTGCGCGCGACGGTCGAGGGCAAGCGGATTGAAGGGCAGCCGTTGGCTTGGAGCGACTCGCAGATGATGCTCTTGGGGCGGGATGGGCAGTTGCATGAGTTTCACCCCAAGGCGGCGAAGCAAGCGAAGAAGATTGGCAAGGGTTTCGTTGGCTATACCAGTGCCCAGATGGTCGAACGCCTACGGGGCGAGTTTGATCGGACTTATGACGTCGCGACCACCCAACACTTTGTCGTCGTGCATCCGCGCGGGCAGTGGGCGGCTTGGGCGAATCGGTTAGAGTCGCTCTATCGATCGTTTAACCATTACATGAGCGTCCGTGGTTTTCGTATGCAGAAGCCGAAAACACCACTCGCTGCCGTGGTGTTTCGCAATCAGACAGACTATTACCATTACGCCGCCGCGGATGGCACGCCGTTGCAGCCGGGGACGCTCGGGCACTACTCGCCTCAGAGTAATCGTATCTTCTTGTTCGACATCACCGGAGGAAGCGGCGACGCGGAGTGGCTCGCCAACGCCGAGACCATCATCCACGAAGCGACCCATCAGACAGCCTACAACACGGGCGTTCATCGGCGATTTGCAGAGCAACCCCGTTGGTTGGTCGAAGGGCTGGCGATGATGTTCGAAGCGCCCGGCGTGTGGGGAGCGAACTCGCTGCAAGGAATAGAAACACGGATCAATCGTGGTCGGCTCGACGACTTCCGCCGCAGTGTTCCCGGTGGTCACCCTGAATGGATCCTGCAAACGGTGGCCAGCGATAGTGCGTTCGCGCGGAACCCTGGCAAGTCGTACGCCGCGGCGTGGACGCTCTCGTTCTATCTCTGCGAGACGCAGCCCAAAGAGTATTCCCGGTATCTAGCTCGTGTGGCGGCGCGGAAACCGTTTACCCAGTACCCGTCGAAGGAACGCGTCGCCGACTTTGCCGCGGCGTTTGGGAAGGACTTCGATTTGCTTGATGCGCAAGTGCAGCGGTTTGTGAATGAGTTGCCTTAA
- a CDS encoding class II fumarate hydratase has protein sequence MSETRTERDTMGEMQVPADALYGASTARAVENFPIANRPLPPAVIHAFGHLKAACAQANKDLGKLDARLADAIIAAADEVAQGKHDAHFPVDVYQTGSGTSTNMNANEVIASLANEKLGLGATTKAEGGVHPNDHVNMGQSSNDTFPTAMHIAAYVEIDAALEPAMIRLTQMLRAKAEQWDSIVKIGRTHLMDATPIRIGQVFEGFFGQAADAQGEAREAAHSDLRALPIGGTAVGTGINTHPDFSASVCEVLTKRLIDEEGYQGFYETGVHTSSQAAKDHFVSAHGKLKSAAVSLSKIANDIRHLGSGPRCGIGELVLPAIQPGSSIMPGKVNPVICESVMQVCCRVIGNDATVTMAGMGGVGSIFELNVAMPVMIDAFLESVSLLANVCDVFVDKLLTGLEVNEERCAELLDASLMTITALAPEIGYEKCAQLAKQAHKENKTIKGLVSELGLMPEERLNELMDYDSMTRPG, from the coding sequence ATGTCTGAGACGAGAACCGAACGCGACACGATGGGCGAAATGCAAGTCCCCGCCGACGCTCTTTACGGAGCCTCGACCGCCCGCGCGGTTGAGAACTTCCCGATTGCCAACCGCCCACTTCCACCCGCGGTGATTCACGCCTTCGGTCACTTGAAGGCCGCGTGTGCGCAAGCGAATAAGGACCTGGGGAAGCTCGACGCACGCCTGGCCGACGCGATCATCGCCGCGGCCGATGAAGTTGCCCAAGGGAAGCACGATGCGCACTTCCCGGTCGACGTCTACCAAACCGGCAGCGGCACCAGCACGAACATGAACGCCAACGAGGTGATCGCCTCGCTCGCCAACGAAAAGCTCGGCCTCGGCGCGACAACTAAGGCCGAAGGCGGCGTGCATCCCAACGACCACGTAAACATGGGGCAGTCGAGTAACGATACGTTTCCAACGGCGATGCATATTGCGGCATATGTCGAGATTGATGCTGCGCTAGAGCCTGCGATGATACGATTGACCCAGATGCTCAGGGCGAAGGCTGAGCAGTGGGATTCAATCGTAAAGATTGGCCGCACGCATCTAATGGATGCAACGCCAATTCGCATTGGCCAAGTTTTTGAAGGTTTCTTTGGTCAAGCTGCAGACGCTCAGGGTGAAGCCCGAGAGGCTGCCCATAGTGATCTGCGAGCTTTGCCTATTGGTGGCACCGCAGTCGGTACGGGCATCAACACCCACCCCGATTTTTCAGCGTCAGTTTGCGAAGTTTTGACGAAACGGTTAATTGATGAAGAGGGGTACCAGGGATTCTATGAAACGGGGGTGCATACGAGTTCACAAGCCGCGAAAGATCACTTCGTCAGCGCACACGGAAAGCTCAAATCGGCTGCCGTCTCCCTCTCAAAAATTGCCAACGACATTCGCCACCTCGGCAGCGGACCGCGTTGTGGCATCGGCGAGTTGGTCCTACCGGCGATTCAACCCGGCTCGTCCATCATGCCGGGCAAGGTGAACCCGGTCATCTGTGAGAGCGTCATGCAAGTTTGTTGCCGCGTGATTGGCAACGACGCGACCGTTACGATGGCAGGCATGGGAGGCGTCGGTTCGATCTTCGAGTTGAACGTCGCTATGCCGGTGATGATTGATGCATTTCTGGAAAGTGTTTCGCTGCTGGCGAATGTGTGCGACGTGTTCGTCGACAAACTGCTCACGGGGCTGGAAGTGAACGAAGAGCGTTGCGCGGAGTTGCTCGACGCTTCCCTGATGACGATCACGGCGCTCGCCCCAGAGATCGGCTACGAAAAGTGCGCGCAACTCGCCAAGCAGGCGCACAAAGAGAATAAGACGATCAAGGGCCTCGTGAGCGAACTCGGCCTGATGCCTGAGGAGCGACTGAACGAGCTGATGGACTATGACAGCATGACTCGGCCAGGTTGA
- a CDS encoding tetratricopeptide repeat protein: MEVKHRIVSTIALFPMALLSLSMSSTWNDCFGQEAPGVAVVTASDASIGLQQPSGVGLKQPAATVSVETIDDQAVQFATDLSTPVVSDAKAAPQPTVVSNNSRSAPMSPLPLRVMSRSPQLQLRGQGLRMRSMARPAPQSTALNRWSKNSSQSTPSEKMPLRAKLASQSTPIEPVNQPQAIVSSAGSPDVKPQAVVLDQNPTQDDQELLTRYDQEWETAAHPPMPERPVVSQAATAAVLKSPAADTEPVALASATREAPGQQATHQQAPAWVGTLVEAHKLSQQAKTQAEYTEVAKLAAVALRNGAAGESAVFGRELVGWALNRRGELRSDEGQPDLASADFAAAIQSDPKCWRAIHNRGVSSAQAGDFASAFDDFAQVIRLNPQFAKAHSNRATLYVQAGKLDLAAADYESALKIDSSLTAAHVGLGRLHHARGNLTKALQHFDQALIGEDAAAEVFCSRADLNSDLGRYDAALTDYAKAVELNPEFAHAYRNGAWLLATCPDERFRDAQNALEGAQQALACGYGERHVALDTLAAAQANAGQFQQAVQTLKQAIAQAPQEAAASYHHRLARYQAGLPFRTQPIINGNHTDVQRADFRE, from the coding sequence ATGGAAGTGAAGCATCGAATTGTCTCGACAATCGCACTTTTCCCGATGGCCCTCCTCTCGCTGAGCATGTCGTCCACATGGAATGACTGCTTCGGCCAGGAAGCACCGGGCGTCGCCGTCGTCACGGCGAGCGATGCCTCGATTGGCCTCCAGCAACCTTCGGGGGTCGGCCTCAAACAGCCAGCGGCGACTGTAAGCGTTGAAACGATTGACGACCAAGCCGTTCAATTTGCCACCGACCTTTCGACTCCCGTGGTTTCCGACGCGAAGGCGGCACCGCAACCGACGGTTGTTTCGAACAATAGCCGCAGCGCGCCGATGAGTCCTCTACCGTTGAGGGTGATGAGCCGCTCGCCCCAGTTGCAACTTCGTGGTCAGGGCCTGCGGATGCGTTCCATGGCTCGACCAGCGCCCCAGTCGACCGCTTTGAATCGCTGGTCGAAGAATTCCAGCCAATCGACACCGAGTGAGAAGATGCCGCTACGTGCAAAACTTGCTTCGCAGTCGACTCCCATCGAACCGGTCAATCAACCACAGGCGATTGTTAGCTCCGCGGGTTCACCCGACGTGAAACCACAGGCAGTCGTCCTCGATCAAAACCCAACGCAAGACGACCAAGAACTGCTGACTCGCTACGATCAAGAATGGGAAACAGCGGCCCATCCGCCAATGCCCGAGCGACCTGTTGTTTCCCAAGCGGCAACCGCAGCCGTGCTGAAATCGCCCGCCGCTGATACGGAGCCTGTCGCCCTGGCGTCTGCAACTCGGGAAGCACCCGGTCAGCAGGCAACACATCAACAAGCACCGGCCTGGGTTGGTACGCTTGTCGAAGCTCACAAACTTTCGCAACAGGCGAAGACACAAGCCGAATACACCGAAGTCGCCAAGCTAGCCGCCGTCGCGCTCCGCAACGGTGCTGCAGGCGAGAGTGCAGTCTTTGGTCGTGAACTGGTTGGCTGGGCACTTAACCGACGTGGCGAACTACGGTCCGACGAAGGGCAGCCTGACTTGGCCAGTGCCGACTTTGCTGCAGCCATCCAGAGCGACCCGAAGTGCTGGCGAGCGATTCATAATCGGGGCGTCAGTTCCGCGCAAGCCGGTGATTTCGCTTCCGCGTTTGACGACTTCGCTCAGGTGATTCGCTTGAACCCGCAGTTTGCCAAAGCCCATTCCAATCGGGCGACGCTTTACGTGCAAGCTGGCAAGCTGGATCTTGCCGCTGCCGATTACGAAAGTGCCTTGAAGATTGACAGCAGCCTCACCGCGGCCCACGTTGGCTTGGGAAGGCTACATCATGCCCGTGGGAATTTGACGAAGGCCTTGCAGCATTTCGATCAGGCATTGATCGGTGAAGACGCAGCCGCTGAGGTCTTCTGCAGCCGTGCTGACCTGAACAGCGACTTGGGACGCTACGATGCTGCTCTGACGGACTACGCGAAAGCTGTCGAGCTTAATCCTGAGTTTGCGCACGCTTACCGTAACGGCGCTTGGCTGTTAGCAACGTGCCCGGATGAACGTTTCCGCGACGCGCAGAACGCGCTTGAGGGAGCACAGCAGGCTCTAGCATGTGGCTACGGCGAACGGCACGTCGCTCTCGACACTTTGGCTGCCGCTCAGGCAAATGCGGGACAGTTTCAGCAGGCCGTTCAGACACTGAAGCAGGCGATTGCCCAGGCCCCACAGGAAGCCGCCGCGAGCTACCATCATCGACTCGCTCGCTACCAAGCAGGTCTGCCTTTCCGCACCCAGCCGATCATCAACGGCAACCACACGGACGTGCAGCGAGCAGACTTTCGGGAGTAA
- a CDS encoding CAAX prenyl protease-related protein gives MTEIEEETPEYGDLPAPQPLPEGWLRRWPFATFLLPMVVFMLVTTLEPTPDSKPKAKEQASAETQADENSLDSLPVETADALIPYRYYPVIYTLKVALVIATMIAVWPGYRTFPLKVSPLAFVVGVVGIVLWIALCKLDLEVALLKPIGLGWLVESGTRSAYNPLEELADNPLWAYGFLVVRFIGLAVLVPIFEEFFLRGLAMRFVVDDRFERVPFGYVTPAAIVAGTAIPMLMHPGELLAAFVWFSLVTWLMIRTKNIWDCVVAHAVTNFLLGVYVVKTGEWWFM, from the coding sequence ATGACCGAGATCGAAGAAGAAACCCCGGAATACGGCGATTTGCCCGCCCCACAACCGTTGCCCGAGGGCTGGCTGCGGCGGTGGCCGTTCGCAACTTTCCTGCTGCCGATGGTCGTTTTCATGCTGGTGACCACGCTGGAGCCCACGCCCGATTCTAAGCCAAAGGCGAAAGAGCAAGCCTCAGCCGAGACGCAGGCCGATGAGAACTCGCTCGATTCGCTCCCCGTCGAGACCGCCGATGCGTTGATCCCCTACCGCTACTACCCGGTGATCTACACCCTGAAGGTTGCACTGGTGATCGCGACGATGATCGCCGTCTGGCCGGGTTATCGCACCTTCCCACTGAAAGTCAGCCCGTTGGCTTTTGTGGTTGGCGTGGTGGGGATCGTCCTGTGGATTGCTCTCTGCAAGCTCGACCTGGAAGTCGCTCTGCTCAAGCCGATCGGACTGGGCTGGTTGGTCGAATCAGGAACGCGTAGCGCGTATAACCCCTTGGAAGAGCTCGCCGATAACCCGCTGTGGGCTTATGGATTCCTTGTGGTCCGGTTTATCGGACTGGCGGTGCTGGTGCCGATTTTCGAAGAGTTCTTCTTGAGAGGGCTCGCCATGCGGTTCGTCGTGGACGACCGCTTCGAGCGTGTCCCTTTCGGCTACGTCACGCCGGCGGCCATCGTGGCGGGGACGGCTATTCCGATGCTGATGCACCCAGGCGAACTGCTCGCGGCGTTCGTGTGGTTCAGCCTGGTGACGTGGCTGATGATCCGCACGAAGAACATCTGGGACTGCGTGGTCGCCCACGCCGTGACGAACTTCCTACTCGGGGTCTATGTAGTGAAGACCGGCGAGTGGTGGTTTATGTAG
- the fusA gene encoding elongation factor G produces MDLSKVRNIGISAHIDSGKTTLSERILFYSGRIHKIEDVRGGGDGAVMDNMELEKERGITIASAATYLKWDGYDINLIDTPGHVDFTVEVERSLRVLDGAILVLCSVGGVQSQSMTVDRQMKRYHVPRLAFINKMDRTGANPHSVVEQVRDKLGADAVLMQINIGNEDKFEGVVDLIAMKAYYFDGSNGEKVRTEDIPADLQEEAEKYRAQMLESLSMYSDDLMEKLLAEEEVGEDLIHDIVRHAVIEQEFCPVFLGSAFKNKGVQPLMDAITRYLPSPPEITNTGMDPQTGEKRVLESDSTKPLVAMGFKITDDEYGQLTYTRLYQGKIAKGGTYFNQRTGRKERFSRIVKMHSDKREEVDAGEAGDIVAIMGIDCASGDTYCDEANYCSLENIFVADPVIKMSIQPMSRDNSDKLSKALQRFRKEDPTFHVFTDEETNETIIAGMGELHLEVYVERIRREYGVETEVGAPKVSYRESGQQPFDFDHKRKKQSGGSGQYGHIIGTMRPMSDDDRAAMEEKGESGMLYFEDQVTGGRIPKEYIPAVKKGFEEMMEKGPLAGYPVVDMAVELKDGTFHDVDSSDMAFKLTARECFREHFNRMKPQLLEPIMKVEIECPEEFQGSVVGQVSSKRGMIAETETANGMTTIIAEVPLAETFGYSNDLRSQTQGQGTFSMEFAKYAPVPSNIQTEIIEERKKELQPA; encoded by the coding sequence ATGGACCTCAGTAAAGTTCGCAACATCGGTATCTCCGCTCACATCGACTCGGGTAAGACGACCCTCAGTGAGCGTATCTTGTTTTACTCCGGACGGATTCACAAGATCGAGGATGTGCGTGGCGGCGGTGACGGTGCCGTGATGGACAACATGGAGCTGGAAAAGGAACGCGGCATCACGATCGCCTCAGCCGCGACCTACCTGAAGTGGGACGGCTACGACATCAACCTAATCGACACCCCAGGCCACGTTGACTTTACTGTTGAGGTGGAGCGTTCGCTTCGCGTACTCGACGGTGCAATTCTCGTGCTATGCTCCGTCGGCGGTGTTCAGTCACAGTCGATGACCGTCGACCGTCAGATGAAGCGCTATCACGTGCCTCGCTTGGCGTTCATCAATAAGATGGACCGCACCGGTGCGAATCCGCACAGCGTCGTCGAGCAAGTCCGCGACAAGCTGGGTGCCGATGCGGTACTGATGCAGATCAACATCGGCAACGAAGACAAGTTTGAAGGCGTCGTCGATCTAATCGCGATGAAGGCCTACTACTTCGATGGCTCCAACGGCGAGAAGGTCCGCACTGAGGACATCCCCGCTGATCTCCAAGAAGAAGCGGAAAAGTATCGCGCTCAGATGCTCGAGTCGTTGAGCATGTACAGCGACGATCTCATGGAGAAGCTGCTGGCCGAAGAAGAGGTTGGCGAAGACCTGATCCACGACATCGTGCGTCACGCCGTGATTGAGCAAGAGTTCTGCCCTGTGTTCTTAGGTTCTGCCTTCAAGAACAAAGGCGTTCAGCCACTGATGGATGCGATCACTCGTTACTTGCCTTCACCTCCCGAGATCACCAACACCGGCATGGACCCCCAGACCGGTGAGAAGCGTGTCCTCGAATCCGATTCGACCAAACCACTTGTTGCGATGGGCTTCAAAATCACCGACGACGAGTACGGCCAGCTTACGTACACGCGTCTCTACCAGGGCAAGATCGCCAAGGGCGGTACCTACTTCAATCAGCGTACCGGCCGCAAAGAGCGGTTCAGCCGCATCGTGAAGATGCACTCCGACAAGCGTGAAGAAGTTGATGCCGGTGAAGCAGGCGACATCGTCGCAATCATGGGCATCGACTGTGCTTCTGGTGACACCTATTGCGACGAGGCGAACTACTGCTCGCTGGAAAACATCTTCGTCGCTGATCCGGTCATCAAGATGTCGATTCAGCCGATGTCGCGTGACAACTCCGACAAGCTCAGCAAGGCACTGCAACGCTTCCGCAAGGAAGATCCCACGTTCCACGTCTTCACCGACGAAGAAACCAACGAGACGATTATCGCTGGGATGGGCGAGTTGCACTTGGAAGTGTACGTCGAGCGAATTCGTCGCGAGTACGGCGTCGAAACCGAAGTCGGTGCCCCGAAGGTGAGCTACCGCGAATCCGGCCAGCAGCCGTTCGACTTCGATCACAAGCGAAAGAAGCAGTCTGGTGGTTCAGGTCAGTACGGCCACATCATCGGCACGATGCGTCCGATGAGCGACGACGACCGCGCCGCGATGGAAGAGAAGGGCGAGTCGGGCATGCTCTACTTCGAAGATCAGGTCACCGGCGGTCGTATTCCCAAGGAATATATCCCCGCTGTGAAGAAGGGCTTCGAAGAGATGATGGAGAAAGGCCCCTTGGCCGGCTACCCCGTGGTCGACATGGCTGTCGAACTGAAGGACGGTACCTTCCACGACGTTGACTCCAGCGACATGGCGTTCAAGCTGACCGCTCGCGAATGCTTCCGCGAGCACTTCAATCGCATGAAGCCGCAATTGCTTGAGCCGATCATGAAGGTCGAAATCGAATGCCCCGAAGAGTTCCAGGGTTCGGTTGTCGGTCAAGTCAGCTCGAAGCGTGGCATGATCGCCGAAACGGAAACTGCCAATGGCATGACGACGATCATCGCCGAGGTACCGCTGGCTGAAACCTTCGGCTACTCGAACGATCTCCGCAGCCAAACGCAAGGTCAAGGCACCTTCTCGATGGAGTTCGCCAAGTACGCCCCCGTGCCTTCGAACATCCAGACCGAGATTATCGAAGAGCGCAAGAAAGAATTGCAGCCCGCCTAA
- a CDS encoding sigma-70 family RNA polymerase sigma factor, producing the protein MSSPPDPSAERSSFARLTKREVDELVIEHLPAMLRFARRLTGDAHTAEEVVQQTLCRVFDKWSTCQGAETFRAWMMQLLVNIDRDRRRRVRPASHVSSEEIHDLRPRPEEKAIGDELHNAIRTAIDRLPARQREVALLKYGEEDFDVVTIAKVLEISTANVYSCLHLARKSIAEAIDYHSADQPIEKNI; encoded by the coding sequence ATGTCGAGTCCGCCCGATCCTTCCGCTGAGCGATCTTCCTTCGCGAGATTGACGAAGCGAGAGGTCGACGAGCTGGTAATCGAGCACCTTCCCGCGATGCTTCGCTTTGCACGACGCTTGACGGGGGATGCCCACACGGCGGAGGAGGTGGTGCAGCAGACTTTGTGCCGGGTGTTTGATAAATGGTCAACGTGCCAAGGAGCGGAAACTTTCCGAGCTTGGATGATGCAGCTGCTGGTGAATATCGATCGGGATCGACGCCGGCGAGTACGGCCAGCGAGCCATGTGTCAAGTGAAGAGATACACGACTTACGGCCGCGACCGGAAGAGAAAGCGATCGGTGATGAACTGCACAATGCCATCCGAACTGCCATCGACCGCTTACCTGCTCGCCAGCGTGAAGTGGCTTTGCTGAAATACGGCGAGGAGGATTTCGACGTAGTAACCATTGCCAAGGTGCTGGAGATCAGCACGGCCAATGTGTATTCATGCCTGCACCTAGCGAGGAAGTCAATCGCGGAAGCAATCGATTACCACTCAGCAGATCAGCCCATTGAAAAAAACATATGA